The following coding sequences lie in one Listeria ivanovii subsp. londoniensis genomic window:
- a CDS encoding GntR family transcriptional regulator: MKKLLYQQVYDQLKLAIQDSEIPVGNKLPAEKELMDQFDVSSITLKKALELLKKDGYISRRPRVGTFVISASPNSEQLETRMFDKPLFGCIITNFDDTFGTILLSGMLEHSNSKAHIVVKKSLGDTEREEEILQEFIEMNVAGILILPASSKFVSPTLLELASQKFPLVVIDRTLEGLPISSISSDNTEAGRIITEKLFELGHKHIGMITSTSPVSTLDSRVNGFIRGHASFHTAFHSDYVFREIESVMPNSTVSIQTDINKIALFLETHPEITALVATEYNIALLIKQACIKLNKRIPEDLSVVCFDHPDNFFDASAFRFTHIKQAQYKIGVKAVDMLLKQINQPDAFKKEMLPPLLVEGDSVKAHKKN; encoded by the coding sequence ATGAAAAAACTATTGTATCAGCAAGTCTATGACCAACTTAAACTGGCTATTCAAGATAGTGAAATCCCAGTTGGAAATAAACTGCCAGCAGAAAAAGAACTAATGGATCAATTTGATGTGAGTAGTATTACGCTAAAAAAGGCACTGGAACTATTAAAAAAAGATGGTTATATTTCCAGACGTCCCCGTGTTGGTACTTTCGTTATTAGTGCATCTCCAAATAGTGAACAATTGGAAACTAGAATGTTTGATAAGCCTCTATTTGGTTGTATTATCACTAACTTCGATGACACTTTTGGCACGATTTTACTTTCGGGAATGTTAGAGCATAGTAACTCGAAGGCACATATTGTTGTTAAAAAATCACTTGGGGATACCGAACGTGAAGAAGAAATTTTACAGGAATTTATTGAAATGAATGTAGCTGGTATACTGATTTTACCTGCTAGTTCAAAATTTGTTTCGCCAACTTTGCTGGAACTTGCTTCTCAAAAATTCCCCTTAGTTGTTATTGACCGCACATTGGAAGGTTTACCAATTTCATCAATTAGCTCCGATAATACGGAAGCGGGTAGGATTATTACCGAAAAGTTATTTGAGCTGGGCCATAAACATATTGGGATGATTACTTCTACAAGTCCTGTTTCAACCCTGGATAGTCGTGTGAATGGCTTTATCCGTGGACATGCTTCATTCCATACGGCATTTCATTCTGATTATGTATTTCGCGAAATCGAGTCAGTAATGCCCAATTCAACTGTTTCAATTCAAACGGATATTAATAAAATTGCCCTGTTTTTAGAAACGCATCCAGAAATTACCGCACTGGTTGCAACAGAGTACAATATTGCGCTGTTAATAAAGCAAGCTTGTATTAAACTGAATAAGCGCATCCCTGAAGATTTATCGGTTGTTTGTTTTGATCACCCAGATAATTTCTTTGATGCATCTGCTTTTCGTTTTACCCATATTAAACAAGCACAATATAAAATCGGTGTTAAGGCGGTTGATATGTTGTTAAAACAAATTAATCAACCTGACGCGTTTAAAAAAGAAATGTTACCCCCACTTCTTGTCGAGGGAGATTCTGTCAAAGCACATAAGAAAAATTAA
- a CDS encoding diacylglycerol/lipid kinase family protein, protein MGKALLIVNPSSGKEKGKVYQGKAEEILKKRYEEVEVRLTEKAGDATEFASWASEQGFEAVIAMGGDGTLNETINGLATHENRPDFGFVPLGTVNDLARSVGIPLKPEKAIQALEHAEAVPMDIGRIDDQYFMNVLAIGMIAQAVDQVSVEQKTKFGSVAYFLEGLKAFNRNELLNFKLEYDDKVWEGEAALVVAGLTKSVGGIESWAPDAKIDDGYLHIVILTKLGLLDAANMIPQLIRGNLKNSGGVVYIKTKKLTIDASGEDLSINVDGDPGPGVPAEIEVLGSHLNILAPKESGKKRFGPFVLKK, encoded by the coding sequence ATGGGGAAAGCATTATTGATTGTGAATCCATCATCAGGTAAAGAAAAAGGAAAAGTATACCAAGGAAAAGCAGAAGAAATACTAAAAAAACGCTATGAAGAAGTAGAAGTTCGCCTAACAGAAAAAGCGGGCGATGCGACGGAATTTGCTTCCTGGGCTTCTGAGCAGGGATTTGAAGCAGTTATCGCCATGGGAGGAGACGGTACATTAAATGAAACGATTAATGGCCTTGCTACCCACGAAAATCGTCCTGACTTTGGGTTTGTACCACTAGGAACAGTAAATGATTTAGCTCGTTCTGTCGGTATTCCGCTAAAACCCGAAAAAGCAATTCAAGCGTTAGAACATGCGGAAGCGGTGCCAATGGATATTGGCCGCATCGACGACCAATATTTTATGAACGTATTAGCAATTGGAATGATTGCACAAGCAGTCGACCAAGTTAGTGTCGAACAAAAAACCAAATTTGGTTCAGTTGCTTACTTTTTAGAAGGTTTAAAGGCATTTAACCGTAATGAGTTACTGAATTTTAAACTAGAGTATGATGATAAAGTTTGGGAGGGGGAAGCAGCTCTCGTTGTTGCTGGATTAACAAAGTCTGTTGGTGGGATTGAATCATGGGCGCCAGATGCAAAAATCGATGACGGCTATCTGCACATCGTTATTTTAACTAAACTCGGACTACTTGATGCTGCTAATATGATTCCACAACTAATTCGTGGTAACTTAAAAAATAGCGGCGGGGTAGTTTATATTAAAACGAAGAAATTAACGATCGATGCGAGTGGGGAAGATTTGAGTATTAATGTCGACGGCGATCCAGGTCCAGGTGTTCCAGCAGAAATTGAAGTGCTCGGAAGCCATTTGAATATTCTTGCTCCAAAAGAAAGCGGCAAGAAGCGCTTTGGCCCATTTGTACTAAAGAAATAG
- a CDS encoding NADPH:quinone oxidoreductase family protein, with translation MKSFQALFIEKEQENTSLHFRETNIDTLPENDVIIEVHYSGINYKDGLAVLPDGKIVSKYPFIPGIDASGVVVESKSERFQSGDKVIVTSYDFGVSYFGGYSEYIRVPAEWIVPLPAGLSLKEAMILGTAGFTAALSVDALEFSGVTPDAGKIAVSGAAGGVGSLSAAILTKRNYQVVASSNKADAKEFLQKLGVSEVVSREAFQPEKIRALDKQLFAGAIDCVGGKPLAYLLTAVRYGGAVTTCGMSAGGKIDTTVFPFILRGIQLFGIDSVLCPMPKRERIWNRLATDFKLANLDELATEIPFSKLPTALHQVMNGGVTGRYLVRIK, from the coding sequence ATGAAATCATTTCAAGCGCTTTTTATTGAAAAAGAACAAGAAAATACCTCGCTTCACTTTAGAGAAACTAACATAGATACATTACCAGAGAACGATGTGATTATTGAAGTACATTACTCCGGTATTAATTACAAAGATGGGTTAGCAGTGCTTCCCGATGGCAAAATTGTTAGTAAGTATCCTTTTATTCCTGGTATCGATGCAAGTGGTGTGGTTGTCGAATCAAAGTCTGAGCGCTTTCAATCAGGCGATAAAGTTATCGTAACTAGTTATGATTTTGGTGTTAGTTACTTTGGTGGCTATAGCGAGTATATTCGCGTCCCTGCTGAATGGATTGTACCTTTACCAGCTGGTTTATCTCTCAAAGAAGCAATGATACTTGGTACAGCAGGCTTCACAGCAGCGCTCTCTGTAGATGCACTTGAATTTAGCGGAGTGACACCAGACGCCGGAAAAATTGCTGTAAGTGGTGCCGCTGGAGGTGTAGGGAGTCTATCTGCAGCCATCTTGACTAAAAGAAACTATCAAGTTGTAGCTTCTTCCAATAAAGCAGACGCGAAAGAATTTTTACAAAAATTGGGCGTTTCTGAAGTTGTTTCCAGAGAAGCATTTCAACCAGAAAAAATTCGTGCGCTAGATAAACAACTGTTTGCAGGTGCGATTGATTGTGTCGGCGGAAAACCACTTGCTTATTTATTAACAGCTGTTCGGTACGGTGGCGCGGTGACAACTTGTGGAATGTCTGCCGGTGGGAAAATAGATACAACGGTCTTTCCATTTATCTTACGTGGCATTCAACTTTTTGGTATAGATTCAGTGCTTTGTCCGATGCCAAAACGCGAGCGAATTTGGAACCGACTTGCAACTGACTTCAAATTAGCCAATTTGGATGAGTTGGCAACGGAAATTCCGTTTTCCAAATTACCAACTGCGCTTCATCAAGTAATGAATGGCGGGGTTACTGGAAGATACTTAGTGAGAATTAAATAA
- a CDS encoding glycoside hydrolase family 76 protein: protein MKWSDYATLGQKSLEKFYKADTEEQFLNNFYPIKNIEEDNKVFNYWWLAHLVEVRLDAYLRTNKQADLEVAEWTYAHNKNRNGGTLIHDFYDDMLWNALAAFRLYKVTGKDIYLSDAKLVWQDLVDTGWNDTMGGGFAWRRPQMYYKNTPVNAPFIILSCWLYNELSEQKYLDWALKTYEWQTKVLVRADGFVEDGINRLEDGAIDMEWKFTYNQGVYIGASLELFRITKESKYLEMANKTAEVSLQELTENGIFKEEGSGGDEGLFKGIFYRYFTDLIEETNNQTFRDFVTSSCQVLIDNAMVDGYLLMGMNWKEKPSGQIPYSAELSGMIVLEMAAKLEK, encoded by the coding sequence ATGAAATGGTCAGATTATGCAACTTTAGGACAAAAAAGTTTAGAGAAATTTTATAAAGCTGATACAGAAGAGCAGTTTTTAAATAACTTTTATCCAATCAAAAATATTGAGGAAGATAATAAAGTTTTTAATTATTGGTGGCTAGCACATCTAGTAGAAGTAAGATTAGATGCTTACTTGCGGACAAATAAGCAAGCTGATTTAGAGGTAGCAGAATGGACATATGCTCATAATAAGAACCGTAATGGCGGAACACTTATTCATGATTTCTATGATGATATGCTGTGGAATGCACTTGCAGCTTTCCGGTTATACAAAGTAACTGGTAAAGATATCTATTTGAGTGACGCAAAGTTAGTATGGCAAGATTTAGTTGATACTGGTTGGAATGATACGATGGGTGGAGGATTTGCTTGGCGCAGACCGCAAATGTATTATAAAAATACCCCAGTGAATGCACCATTTATCATTTTATCATGCTGGCTTTATAATGAGCTAAGCGAACAAAAATACCTTGATTGGGCGCTTAAAACCTATGAATGGCAAACAAAAGTCCTTGTTCGTGCCGATGGGTTTGTAGAAGATGGGATTAACCGTTTAGAAGATGGCGCTATCGACATGGAATGGAAGTTTACCTATAATCAAGGTGTATACATTGGTGCAAGTTTAGAGCTTTTCCGAATTACAAAAGAAAGTAAATACCTTGAAATGGCCAACAAAACAGCAGAGGTTTCATTGCAAGAGCTAACTGAAAACGGTATTTTCAAAGAAGAAGGAAGTGGCGGGGACGAAGGACTTTTCAAAGGGATTTTTTATCGTTACTTTACTGATTTAATTGAAGAAACAAATAATCAAACATTCCGGGATTTTGTTACAAGTAGTTGCCAAGTGTTAATTGACAATGCGATGGTTGACGGATACTTGCTAATGGGAATGAACTGGAAAGAAAAACCAAGTGGTCAAATTCCTTATTCAGCAGAGTTAAGTGGAATGATAGTACTTGAGATGGCAGCAAAACTAGAAAAATAA
- a CDS encoding GntR family transcriptional regulator has protein sequence MTTKRKETRESVCYREIKKKIRNGELKPGDRLIENTLSQQLDISRTPIRKAIGMLAADGYVEYNDFRGAFVRDSIINKERYFEMTEILGLFLKQAIHKIRTKKISYNKLKVTGKLAEIKHQEEQSDPTVYFDYEKWFVQDLLTYLKNNYYLKISEDFFSNIKEFGDEEVIKIAQNASVKTIDNIQNFIDALDVHDYDRCLKIIDDVIDAHVLVAYR, from the coding sequence ATGACAACCAAACGCAAAGAGACGAGAGAAAGTGTTTGTTATCGGGAAATCAAAAAGAAGATTCGTAACGGGGAACTAAAGCCAGGTGATCGTTTAATTGAGAATACACTTTCACAGCAATTAGATATTAGTCGTACGCCGATTCGTAAAGCTATTGGTATGTTAGCAGCAGATGGTTATGTGGAATATAATGACTTTCGAGGTGCGTTTGTTAGAGACAGTATTATCAATAAGGAACGTTACTTTGAGATGACGGAAATTCTAGGGTTGTTTTTGAAACAAGCCATCCATAAAATCCGCACAAAGAAAATCAGTTATAACAAGTTAAAAGTAACTGGTAAGTTAGCAGAAATAAAACATCAAGAAGAACAAAGCGACCCAACAGTATATTTTGATTATGAAAAATGGTTTGTACAAGATTTACTTACCTATTTGAAAAATAATTACTATTTAAAAATAAGCGAAGACTTTTTCAGCAATATTAAAGAGTTTGGTGATGAGGAAGTTATCAAAATCGCCCAAAATGCTTCGGTTAAAACAATCGATAATATTCAAAATTTCATTGATGCGCTTGATGTGCATGATTATGACAGATGTTTAAAGATTATTGATGATGTGATTGACGCGCATGTTTTAGTCGCGTATCGGTAA
- a CDS encoding ROK family protein, with amino-acid sequence MTILAFDMGGTAVKYGILTKQGELLEKGKFATPDNLDELIRLLVEVKTSYDYSFQGVAFSCPGAVNNETGIIGGASAIPYIHHFPFRQLLEEKLALPVTMENDANCAALAEVWLGAAKDKQDIIFMILGTGVGGSVIRDGKVHHGANLHGGEFGYMLMDQDGHTLSDLGTVVNAAKRIGERLEPTEEIDGVRAFELREDGNLIATEELKTMFYHLARSIFNLQYALDPELVVIGGAVSERNGFIDELNTYVDEVKASVPIAKIRPIVVSCEFGNDANLIGATAFHLA; translated from the coding sequence ATGACTATTCTTGCATTTGATATGGGTGGTACCGCAGTGAAGTATGGCATTTTAACAAAACAAGGTGAGTTACTTGAGAAAGGGAAATTTGCTACTCCTGATAATTTGGATGAGCTGATTCGCTTACTCGTCGAAGTGAAAACAAGTTATGATTATTCCTTCCAAGGTGTAGCATTTAGTTGTCCTGGTGCTGTTAATAATGAAACCGGCATCATTGGCGGAGCAAGTGCGATTCCTTATATTCATCATTTCCCTTTTAGACAACTATTAGAAGAAAAATTAGCGTTACCTGTGACGATGGAAAATGATGCCAATTGTGCGGCACTCGCAGAAGTTTGGCTTGGAGCAGCGAAAGATAAACAAGATATTATTTTTATGATTCTTGGTACTGGTGTAGGTGGCTCAGTCATTCGTGACGGTAAAGTTCATCACGGAGCAAATTTGCATGGCGGTGAGTTTGGCTATATGTTAATGGATCAAGATGGACATACGCTTAGTGATCTTGGAACGGTTGTCAATGCTGCCAAACGGATTGGCGAACGACTTGAACCTACAGAAGAAATAGATGGCGTTCGGGCTTTTGAGCTTAGAGAAGATGGAAATTTAATTGCGACCGAAGAGCTTAAGACAATGTTCTACCATTTAGCGCGCAGTATTTTTAATTTACAATATGCGCTTGATCCTGAACTTGTTGTTATTGGTGGTGCGGTTAGTGAACGCAACGGTTTTATTGATGAATTAAATACGTATGTGGATGAAGTTAAAGCAAGTGTACCGATTGCTAAAATCCGTCCAATTGTTGTTAGTTGCGAATTTGGGAATGATGCCAATCTTATTGGGGCGACTGCATTTCATTTAGCATAA
- a CDS encoding carbohydrate ABC transporter permease: MNTIKLKKISKSVLWYIAVILISVITVFPLIWTLSTSFKPASEILSNSMNLIPKMFTWDNYKDVFSTTPFARYLVNSLILAVGGVLTNLFFGSLAGYAFAKLPFKGKKGLFMTFLGSMMIPAVVTMIPSFLVLKNFPLMGGNDITGHGGMGFINTYWAILIPGAAGAFSIFFMKQFFETLPDELSEAARIDGCSEFKIFWKIYMPLAKTALATLGIMTFQAGWNQFMWPLIVLNSQKMMTVQVGLASFQYNESANYGALMAGTIISTVPVLFVFIFAQKYFVEGIAHNGGK; the protein is encoded by the coding sequence ATGAACACCATAAAATTGAAAAAAATAAGTAAATCGGTACTTTGGTACATTGCTGTCATATTAATTAGCGTAATTACGGTATTTCCACTTATCTGGACTTTATCAACATCATTTAAGCCAGCAAGTGAAATTTTGAGTAATAGTATGAATTTAATTCCAAAAATGTTTACTTGGGATAATTACAAAGATGTCTTTAGTACGACTCCATTTGCACGCTATTTAGTAAACTCACTGATACTTGCAGTTGGTGGTGTATTAACAAATCTATTTTTCGGCTCACTTGCCGGATATGCCTTTGCTAAGTTGCCATTTAAAGGAAAAAAAGGATTGTTTATGACATTCCTAGGAAGTATGATGATTCCCGCAGTTGTAACAATGATTCCCTCTTTTCTAGTTTTAAAGAATTTTCCGCTGATGGGTGGAAATGATATTACTGGTCATGGTGGAATGGGTTTTATTAATACTTACTGGGCAATTCTAATTCCCGGAGCAGCTGGCGCGTTCTCAATTTTCTTTATGAAACAATTTTTTGAAACACTTCCAGATGAACTTTCAGAAGCAGCGCGAATTGATGGTTGCTCTGAATTTAAGATTTTCTGGAAAATTTATATGCCACTTGCAAAAACTGCCCTTGCTACACTTGGAATTATGACTTTTCAAGCAGGGTGGAATCAGTTTATGTGGCCATTGATTGTCCTCAACTCGCAGAAAATGATGACCGTGCAAGTCGGACTCGCCTCCTTCCAGTATAATGAGAGCGCGAATTACGGGGCACTGATGGCGGGGACAATTATCTCCACAGTTCCAGTATTATTTGTATTTATTTTTGCACAGAAATATTTTGTCGAAGGTATTGCCCATAACGGCGGTAAATAA
- a CDS encoding carbohydrate ABC transporter permease: MAQIRNKSVQVHQQRMAYLFIALPVLLLAIFMILPIGMALVVSFTDYDIINTPNWIGFDNYVKMFHDPYFFISLKNTIVYTALFVPLGLVASLGAAILINMSKKGAGLFRTFFYVPVLCSTVATATIWYWLLNPQYGLINRVLGWFGINGPAWLYDSNWAMFAIVVMSVWMTFGTNMMIFIAGLQGIPANLYEASKIEGASRWKTFRYVTWPSLSRTTFLVTTMLIINAFQVFDQAYVLTKGGPGNSTITLVYYIYNEGFGGLKMGYASAISFVLFLIILVFSIINMRINKEDRTV; the protein is encoded by the coding sequence ATGGCACAAATTAGAAATAAATCTGTCCAAGTACATCAACAAAGAATGGCGTATCTTTTTATTGCTCTTCCTGTTTTATTATTAGCAATCTTTATGATTTTGCCCATAGGTATGGCGCTAGTAGTAAGTTTTACCGACTACGATATTATTAATACACCAAATTGGATTGGCTTTGATAACTATGTCAAGATGTTCCACGATCCATATTTCTTCATTTCATTGAAAAATACAATCGTTTATACAGCATTATTTGTTCCGCTTGGGCTTGTAGCATCACTTGGAGCAGCTATTTTAATAAATATGAGTAAAAAAGGAGCAGGGTTATTTCGAACATTCTTTTATGTTCCAGTACTTTGTTCCACAGTTGCTACGGCGACAATTTGGTATTGGCTTTTAAATCCACAGTACGGTTTAATTAATCGTGTGTTAGGATGGTTTGGGATAAATGGTCCCGCTTGGCTTTATGATTCTAATTGGGCAATGTTTGCAATTGTTGTGATGAGCGTCTGGATGACTTTTGGAACAAATATGATGATTTTCATTGCAGGGCTTCAAGGAATTCCAGCCAATTTATATGAAGCTTCAAAAATCGAAGGCGCATCTAGATGGAAGACATTTCGCTATGTTACTTGGCCATCACTTTCAAGAACAACTTTTCTTGTGACAACAATGTTAATTATCAATGCATTTCAAGTATTTGACCAAGCGTATGTATTAACGAAGGGCGGACCAGGGAACTCAACGATTACACTTGTTTATTATATCTACAATGAAGGCTTTGGTGGCTTGAAAATGGGTTACGCCTCCGCGATTTCTTTTGTATTATTTTTAATCATCTTAGTATTTTCGATTATTAATATGCGCATAAATAAAGAAGATAGGACAGTTTAA
- a CDS encoding ABC transporter substrate-binding protein — translation MKKVLLAILGTVLLLSLAACGGGKDTSSKEKDGKEEIIMWGSWSGDQIKQLDKQIASYNESQDTYKVKYVLQENVEEKLLTGIAGGELPDLIMWDRYQTALYAPKDVLEPLDKLVKDDKVELSDFYEESVKEMTYNDKLYGLPLLNDNRVLFYNKKLLKEAGVEPPTTWDELATAAQKTSKWDGKKMTQAGMSLQDVGLFNLYLMQAGGELVTSDNKKTAFNSEQGLEVLNYWDKMQNDLKVYQRGFDDGTDAFAAGKEAMTFNGPWALADYNKVEDLDYGVVEPPTGPDGDKGAIMGGFGLVMPKQAEHKDGAWDFMKWWTTKPENGVEFAKISGWLPANKVAAEDAYFTDDPNYSVFVNTMKYAKIRPTVAGYADVEGLAMKPQFEKFMNGNISAEKALSQSEKEGNQILKEERDK, via the coding sequence ATGAAGAAAGTACTTTTAGCAATTCTTGGCACAGTGTTATTACTTAGTTTGGCAGCTTGTGGTGGTGGCAAAGATACTAGTAGTAAAGAAAAAGATGGAAAAGAAGAAATTATTATGTGGGGGTCATGGTCAGGGGATCAAATTAAACAATTAGATAAGCAAATTGCTAGTTATAATGAATCTCAAGACACTTATAAAGTAAAATATGTATTACAAGAAAATGTAGAAGAAAAACTGTTAACAGGAATTGCTGGTGGAGAACTTCCAGACCTAATTATGTGGGATCGTTATCAAACGGCACTTTATGCTCCAAAAGATGTGCTTGAACCTCTAGATAAGCTAGTTAAAGACGATAAAGTGGAACTAAGTGACTTCTATGAAGAATCCGTTAAAGAAATGACATACAACGATAAATTATATGGTTTGCCACTTTTAAATGATAACCGTGTTTTATTTTACAACAAGAAATTACTTAAAGAAGCAGGCGTTGAACCACCAACAACTTGGGACGAGCTTGCTACTGCAGCTCAGAAAACCTCTAAATGGGACGGTAAAAAGATGACACAAGCAGGTATGTCATTACAAGATGTGGGCTTATTCAATCTTTACTTAATGCAAGCGGGTGGAGAGTTAGTAACTAGTGACAACAAAAAAACAGCTTTTAATTCAGAACAAGGGTTAGAAGTACTTAATTATTGGGATAAAATGCAAAATGATTTAAAAGTGTATCAACGTGGTTTTGATGATGGAACAGATGCATTTGCTGCAGGAAAAGAAGCCATGACATTTAATGGACCATGGGCACTTGCTGATTACAATAAAGTAGAAGATCTTGACTATGGTGTAGTAGAACCACCAACAGGACCAGATGGAGATAAAGGCGCAATCATGGGCGGATTTGGTTTAGTAATGCCAAAACAAGCAGAACATAAAGATGGCGCATGGGACTTTATGAAATGGTGGACAACAAAACCAGAAAATGGGGTAGAATTTGCTAAAATTAGCGGTTGGTTACCAGCAAATAAAGTCGCTGCTGAAGATGCTTATTTCACAGATGATCCCAACTACTCTGTTTTTGTTAATACGATGAAATATGCGAAAATCCGTCCAACTGTAGCTGGTTACGCAGACGTTGAAGGATTAGCGATGAAACCACAATTCGAAAAATTCATGAACGGAAATATTAGTGCTGAAAAAGCTTTATCGCAATCGGAAAAAGAAGGTAATCAAATTTTAAAAGAAGAGAGAGATAAATAA